A single region of the Stigmatopora argus isolate UIUO_Sarg chromosome 6, RoL_Sarg_1.0, whole genome shotgun sequence genome encodes:
- the LOC144075190 gene encoding peptidyl-prolyl cis-trans isomerase FKBP3-like: MALTDCQSSNCLRHYLKWRISHDSVRESTAKQLRSDDLPKKCLIKLLKDNAAHSFLNEHRRLGNIKNVAKKEQLIDTISSCLSAKVHPSLPNEHDKTNFPKKGDTNEMIKILIRYVSEGRGKGPLRTAVEDPSFKDYDHF; the protein is encoded by the exons ATGGCCCTCACTGATT gtcagagttcaaattgCCTACGTCATTATTTAAAATGGCGGATAAGCCACGACTCGGTTCGGGAGTCGACTGcaaagcagctcagaagtgacgatttaccgaagaaatgCCTGATAAAGCTCCTAAAAGacaatgcagcacattcg ttccttaACGAGCACAGACgtttgggaaacatcaagaatgtggccaaaaaggagcagcttaTCGACACCATCTCGAgttgtttgtcagcaaa ggtccatccaagtttaccaaatgaaCATGACAAGACAAACTTCCCTAAAAAGGGTGACACG AATGaaatgatcaagatcctgatcAGGTATGTTAGTGAAGGACGTGGAaaggggcccttgaggactgcaGTTGAAGATCCCAGTTTTAAAGACTACGATCACTTTTGA